The following are encoded together in the candidate division TA06 bacterium genome:
- a CDS encoding radical SAM protein has translation MKILLLSPPQQNIYGRFGPPYAPLGLLQIGACLRAAVHDVEFLDMALYPGEFRARLKSFRPEMVCITSVTPTFPSALEIARVVKSESSAHVVFGGPHVSILPEEPLKTGKVDFVVVGEGEETVVELAQAIRGGDPCQVTGLCMRSNGETFLTGRRRPIEKLDTLPFPDWTLIRHIGAYAPPEAYSRRVFTIMTSRGCPFDCSFCVSSKLFGKKIRRRSVQNVLAEMVSLVRNQEAAEIHFADDCFTSNRKWVLDFCDAVEREKLRINLSFMNGLRADEVDEEVLAALKNAGVRTVGFGVETGNKSLMEKSGKRLSLDAVEKAFEISRKMGLNTWGFFIIGFPKETRKQALATFALARRLDPDFAKFFPLVPYPGSEVFEEMEDAGLLGCHDWASYGLYSGYVPTLSQMSSTEVADLVRTFYKKFYLRPRKFFLRLLRVRSVVELWLNLRMVLFLGRRFVGKEA, from the coding sequence ATGAAGATACTCCTTCTTTCACCACCACAGCAGAATATCTACGGAAGATTTGGGCCCCCGTATGCTCCTCTGGGCCTTTTGCAGATTGGCGCATGTCTCAGGGCCGCAGTCCATGACGTAGAGTTTCTGGACATGGCACTCTATCCAGGGGAGTTTCGTGCAAGACTGAAAAGCTTCAGGCCAGAGATGGTGTGTATAACTTCAGTCACTCCCACATTTCCGAGCGCCCTGGAAATTGCACGAGTTGTAAAGAGTGAGTCAAGCGCGCACGTCGTTTTTGGTGGTCCACATGTGAGCATCCTTCCAGAGGAGCCGCTCAAAACTGGCAAGGTCGATTTTGTGGTGGTGGGGGAGGGCGAAGAGACAGTTGTGGAACTTGCACAAGCGATAAGGGGTGGAGACCCCTGTCAGGTAACTGGTTTGTGCATGCGCTCGAATGGAGAGACATTCTTGACCGGTCGCAGAAGACCGATTGAAAAACTGGACACCCTTCCCTTTCCTGATTGGACTCTCATCCGACACATAGGCGCCTATGCGCCGCCTGAAGCGTACAGCAGGAGGGTGTTCACAATTATGACATCCAGGGGGTGCCCATTTGACTGCTCTTTCTGTGTGTCATCCAAGCTCTTCGGGAAGAAAATCAGAAGAAGAAGCGTCCAGAACGTTCTGGCTGAGATGGTGAGCTTAGTACGAAACCAGGAGGCAGCCGAGATCCACTTTGCCGATGACTGCTTCACGTCGAACAGGAAGTGGGTCCTTGACTTTTGTGATGCGGTCGAAAGGGAGAAGCTGAGAATCAACCTTTCATTTATGAATGGGCTGAGAGCAGATGAGGTTGATGAAGAGGTACTTGCGGCACTCAAGAATGCCGGAGTCAGGACCGTGGGATTTGGGGTTGAGACCGGCAACAAGAGTCTGATGGAAAAATCTGGCAAACGTCTCTCTCTTGATGCTGTTGAGAAGGCCTTCGAGATTTCAAGAAAGATGGGTTTGAACACCTGGGGTTTCTTCATCATAGGTTTTCCAAAAGAGACGCGGAAACAGGCTTTGGCCACTTTCGCTCTGGCTCGCAGGTTAGATCCCGACTTTGCCAAGTTTTTTCCTCTGGTCCCATATCCCGGAAGCGAAGTCTTCGAGGAAATGGAAGATGCTGGACTTCTTGGCTGTCACGATTGGGCAAGCTATGGACTGTACAGCGGGTATGTTCCTACACTTTCTCAAATGAGCTCTACTGAGGTGGCTGATCTGGTAAGAACATTCTACAAGAAGTTCTATCTGAGACCGAGGAAGTTCTTCCTCAGGCTGTTGAGAGTCAGGTCCGTGGTTGAGCTGTGGTTGAATTTGAGGATGGTTCTGTTTCTGGGCCGCAGGTTTGTGGGCAAGGAGGCGTAG
- a CDS encoding DUF2723 domain-containing protein — protein MRFRREEAEGSVFASPPSADADEGSKMPRLFSGKAGPFGLHWASMAVSFTLPMAIYTLTACRTVYWGDTGEFLVAAIGLGIPHSPGTPLYPLLGRVFSLLPLAGTVLWVNLMSAFFASVSALLVYFIVLHASLARESTSRSCAIAGGLVASLVWAFTNSLWSYSTVAEVYTLQLAFVCGLTLIGLKLHLPKGSNLSLLPLFFFLFGLSLTNNITVLLLAFAFAVLIWRPFFALGAKWKTLVLFLFVLGLTPYLYMPLRSIHNPAIDWGNPETTSQFMWVLTAREFSRNMLGLKYALTGGIFKAFMIYLKLLLSDISTAGLVLSIIGAVSLFLTSKRILLFFALMYVINLAYSFAFGADLELEAYLLPSLLVLVVLLGMGAARLVSFGRKRFGLLIFAVVLLTPLTMLISRYEERDLKGNSYAEETGNGLISSIDEGAPFFTENTVDLFTALYVQSIKGVRPDVPLIYLPYLKYEWYREQVAQRFGMDIPQNEVRLIELMQAKGAYYTPLDKITIPYNLLIPDGIRFKVVSDSLTSDLISASDSRMASIDFDRETKDYDTRRHFAMIHSYLGEYFFLGGRSDLSSREYHRAAEIMPKNSEIQLNLAIALERSGRLDEAFSAYQRCFSLGGNRLRILKGLGKVSLKQENAAAARDYLLKAASLDVTDAFIFYNLGLAHLKMGDFRAAAKANLKAIELKPLFPEVHVNLGISYLNMGQLPQAVAHLRKAISADSVHIPAYINLAQVYVFMDSLETAMAVLEAGAAGAASSRDLRMIEGKLMELRELSKSLDKK, from the coding sequence ATGAGGTTCAGGAGAGAGGAAGCTGAAGGATCTGTTTTTGCCTCTCCTCCGTCGGCTGATGCCGACGAAGGATCCAAAATGCCTCGTCTTTTCTCTGGAAAAGCCGGTCCTTTTGGACTCCATTGGGCATCGATGGCTGTCAGTTTCACCCTCCCAATGGCAATATACACTCTCACCGCTTGTCGCACAGTCTACTGGGGTGATACGGGAGAATTCCTGGTCGCGGCAATCGGGCTTGGAATACCTCACTCGCCCGGCACACCACTCTATCCCCTCCTGGGTAGGGTCTTTTCACTTCTTCCTCTGGCCGGAACAGTCTTGTGGGTCAATCTGATGTCTGCCTTTTTCGCATCTGTCTCTGCCCTTTTGGTCTACTTTATCGTCCTGCACGCATCTCTTGCCCGTGAGAGCACATCACGGTCCTGTGCAATCGCAGGGGGCCTTGTCGCTTCGTTGGTCTGGGCTTTCACCAACTCCCTCTGGTCCTACTCAACGGTCGCGGAGGTGTACACGCTCCAGTTAGCGTTCGTATGTGGGCTGACTCTTATTGGACTGAAGCTGCATTTGCCGAAGGGTAGCAACCTTAGTCTGCTCCCTTTATTCTTCTTTCTTTTCGGGCTGAGCCTCACCAACAATATTACTGTACTCCTCCTGGCTTTTGCATTTGCAGTCCTGATATGGCGTCCTTTCTTTGCGCTCGGAGCAAAATGGAAGACGCTCGTACTATTTCTGTTTGTGCTCGGTCTGACTCCATATCTTTATATGCCGCTCAGGTCCATACACAATCCGGCCATCGACTGGGGAAATCCAGAGACGACGTCGCAGTTCATGTGGGTATTGACGGCCCGGGAGTTCTCGAGAAATATGCTGGGACTCAAATATGCCCTGACAGGGGGAATCTTCAAGGCTTTCATGATCTACCTTAAGCTCTTGCTTTCCGATATATCCACGGCAGGTTTGGTTCTTTCCATCATTGGCGCAGTATCTCTTTTTCTGACGTCAAAAAGGATTCTTCTTTTCTTCGCGCTCATGTACGTCATAAACCTTGCCTACTCCTTTGCATTTGGCGCTGACCTGGAGCTGGAGGCATATCTCTTGCCTTCCCTTTTGGTTCTGGTGGTGCTTCTGGGAATGGGAGCGGCAAGGCTCGTCTCCTTCGGAAGGAAGAGATTTGGTCTGCTCATTTTTGCAGTCGTTCTTCTCACTCCCTTGACCATGCTCATTTCCCGTTACGAAGAAAGAGACCTGAAGGGCAACAGTTATGCAGAAGAGACAGGAAACGGTCTCATCTCTTCAATAGATGAAGGCGCACCTTTTTTCACAGAGAATACTGTGGATCTATTCACCGCCCTGTATGTCCAATCTATCAAAGGAGTCCGGCCAGATGTGCCCCTGATCTACTTACCCTACCTGAAGTATGAGTGGTACAGGGAGCAGGTTGCTCAGAGATTTGGAATGGACATTCCTCAAAACGAAGTCCGACTCATCGAACTGATGCAAGCAAAGGGGGCATATTACACTCCCCTCGACAAGATCACTATCCCTTACAATCTTCTCATTCCGGACGGGATCAGGTTCAAAGTGGTTTCTGACTCACTTACCAGTGATTTGATTTCTGCCAGTGATTCCAGGATGGCCAGTATCGATTTTGATCGCGAGACAAAAGATTATGATACCAGGCGCCATTTCGCAATGATCCACTCATATCTGGGTGAGTACTTCTTTCTGGGGGGAAGGTCCGACCTCTCCTCTAGAGAGTACCATAGGGCAGCCGAGATTATGCCGAAGAACAGTGAAATCCAATTGAACCTGGCTATTGCCCTGGAGCGGTCAGGGAGATTGGATGAGGCCTTTTCCGCATACCAGAGGTGTTTCTCTCTTGGCGGCAATAGACTGAGAATTCTGAAGGGGCTAGGAAAGGTCAGTCTGAAGCAGGAGAACGCGGCGGCTGCCAGAGACTACCTGCTCAAGGCTGCATCCTTAGATGTGACGGATGCCTTCATCTTCTACAATCTGGGTCTGGCACACCTGAAGATGGGGGACTTCAGGGCTGCCGCAAAGGCGAACCTGAAGGCTATCGAACTCAAACCTCTTTTTCCTGAGGTCCACGTGAATCTTGGGATCTCATATTTGAACATGGGGCAATTGCCTCAGGCAGTGGCACATCTCAGGAAGGCCATCTCTGCAGATTCTGTCCATATCCCGGCATACATAAAT